The DNA sequence TGTAAAAAATCTTTAAAGGCTTTTCGCTACCGCATCAAAGGCTTGCAATCTGCTCAATAAGGCTTGCATCTCTGCCAAAGGCACGGCGTTCGGACCATCTGATAAGGCTTTTTCCGGCTCGGGATGGGTTTCCATAAAGAGTCCCGCTACGCCGACCGCCACCGCCGCCCGTGCCAACACCGGCACGAATTCGCGTTGACCGCCTGAAGAAGCGCCCTGCCCGCCCGGTAATTGGACGGAATGGGTGGCGTCAAAAACGACCGGACAATCAAAACCCGCCATTACCGCCAGCGAACGCATATCGGAAACCAGATTGTTATAACCGAAAGAGGCGCCGCGCTCACACAGCATAATCTGCTGATTACCGGTTGCTTTGGCTTTTTCCGCCACATGCTGCATATCCCAAGGAGCGAGAAACTGCCCTTTTTTAATATTGACGGGCTTGCCTTGCCGGCAAACATTGGTAATAAAATCGGTTTGCCGGCATAGGAATGCTGGGGTTTGCAAGACATCGACCACATCCGCCACTTCGTCTAAGGGCGTGTATTCATGCACATCCGTCAGCACCGGCAATTCCAATTCCGCTTTAACTTTCGCCAGAATTTCCAAGCCTTTCGCCATGCCTAAGCCGCGATAGCTGTTGCCGGAGGAACGGTTCGCCTTATCG is a window from the Suttonella indologenes genome containing:
- the kdsA gene encoding 3-deoxy-8-phosphooctulonate synthase, with translation MKLCGFEVGNRQPFFLIAGTCVIESEAMTMSTAETLKKITQDLGIPFIYKSSFDKANRSSGNSYRGLGMAKGLEILAKVKAELELPVLTDVHEYTPLDEVADVVDVLQTPAFLCRQTDFITNVCRQGKPVNIKKGQFLAPWDMQHVAEKAKATGNQQIMLCERGASFGYNNLVSDMRSLAVMAGFDCPVVFDATHSVQLPGGQGASSGGQREFVPVLARAAVAVGVAGLFMETHPEPEKALSDGPNAVPLAEMQALLSRLQAFDAVAKSL